The Gemmatimonadota bacterium genomic sequence TCGGGACCGGGCCGGATTCGGGTCCCCCTGTCGACGCCGGGACCTTTGCCGCGGCCGACAAGCTGTTGCAGCTGAACACGACGGACGCCGAGCGTGGGCAGATGGCGCAGGCATGGCGTCGCACGTTTGGCGCAACGATGGAGCGTCGCGCGGGGCCGCGTGTGGTCGCGCTCGGCAACGAGCTGGCGCCGGCGACCGTCTGGAATCCTGCGGCGGCGGTGGGTTTCGTGCCGCCGACCCGTGATCGATTCGTCCGCTCGTCGGGTGATCCCGGGCCGCTTCCGGCGAGCGACGCCGAGATCGCGTTCAGTCCCGTGACGTCACTGTCGCGGTGGATCGAGCGGAAGCAGCTGACGTCGGAGCGCCTCACGGGGATCTACCTCGCGCGGATCGCGAAGTATGACCCGCAGCTCCGCTGTGTGATCACCGTGACGACGGAACGGGCGATGCAGCAGGCGCGCGCGGCTGACGCGGAGATCGCGCGCGGACGGTACCGTGGCCCGTTGCACGGGATCCCGTTCGGGGTGAAGGACCTCCTGGATACGGCGGGGATCGCGACGACCTGGGGGGCGGAGCCGTTCCGCGATCGCGTGCCGACGGCGGACTCCGTGGTCGTGCGGCGCTTGCAGGATGCGGGGGCGGTGCTCGTGGCCAAGTTGTCGTTAGGCGCTCTGGCGCTCAACGACATCTGGTTTGGCGGCCAGACGATGAACCCGTGGTTGCTCGAGGAAGGCGCGTCGGGTTCGAGTGCGGGTCCCGGATCGGCGACGGCGTCGGCGCTTGTCGCCTTCTCGATCGGGAGCGAGACGGGGGGGAGCATTGTGGCGCCGAGCATGCGGTGCGGCGTCACCGGGTTGCGCCCCACCTTCGGGCGGGTGCCGCGCACCGGGGCGATGGCCCTTTGTTGGTCGCTCGACAAGCTCGGGCCGATGACCCGCACGGTCGAGGACGCGATGCTGGTCCTGCAGGCCATCACTGGACCAGATGGTGATGACGTCGCCAGTGTGGCGTCGCACCTCGACTACGACGCCGCTGCGCCCGTGCGCGGGCTCAAGGTGGGGTATTTCCCGACGTGGATGGAGGCCGCGACCCCGGTGGATCGTGCGGCGCTTGACTTGCTCACGCAGCAGGGGATGCAGGGGGTGGAGCTGACGTGGCCCGACCTGCCACAGGCCTCACTCATGCCGGTGTTGTTCGCCGAGGCGGCGGCCGCGTTCGAGGAGATGACGCTGTCGGGGCGTGACGACCAGCTGAAGGTGCAGGTTCCGGATGCCTGGCCCAACCTGTTCCGGATGACGCGGTACCTGTCGGCGGTGGACCTGGTGCAGGGGGATCGGCTGCGTCGTCGCTTTGCGGTGGAAGTGGCAAAGCTGTTCGAGCAGGTGGATGTGTTGCTCGTCCCTTCACTGCGCGACGAGGCCCTCACGGTCACGAACTTCACGGGCCAGCCGTCGCTGACCGTGCGCACGGGCTTCGTGGAGGTCCGCGAGGCGCGCAGTGACTGGGCGCCTGACCCGGCGAATCCGCTTCCGACCTTTGATCCTCCGCGGCGGGTGCCGCACGGGGTGACGGTGATCGGTCGTCTGTTCGACGAGGGGACGGTCGCCCGCGTCGGGTTGGCGCTGGAGCGCGCGGCGGGAGTGGCGAAGGAGCGGCCGTCCGGATTCGACGCGGTGTGATCGCAGGAGACGACTATCGAGCCGGGGTTGCGCTCGGCAGGGTGACCCACGGGCACCGCGCGGTGCCCACGTGATATCGGGTGATGAAGGTCGCGGCATCGCCCGATGCTGTTTCGCCCCCTTGGAGTACCACCAGCGTATCGCCGGAGAAGGCCACGGCTGGCAGGGGATCTGGTAAGGCTGGGATTCGCATGTCAACGCACGCACGGCGCCGGGCGAGGTCGAGCACGGTAAGCCGCAAGGTCCCGACGAAGTTCGTGCCTTTCTCCAGCTGTCCGTCCACCGTCACAAAGCCGAGGATGCCCGGCGCGAGGCGCTGCAGAGCGACGCCAATGGACCGGTCGTACGCGATGGGCCCTGCCTTCTCCGGGTTGCGCAGCATCTCCTGAAAGAGTTCCGGGCGCACCCCGCGCCGCTCCCGCAATGGGATGGTGGTCACGTCAGCGGACCGAAGGCCTCGCTTCCAGTGATACAGGGCATTCTCGACCTCGAACACGGCATAGGTGTCGTCGCCGTCGTCCGCGGACATCACGATCCCGAACCCACCCACGAGCGGTGGAGCCGCGCGAAAGGCCGGTGGGATAGCCCCCGCACTGCTGCGCCGCGTGCCATCGGGCGCAAGGAGCTGGAGCGGAGGTTCGGAGGCGTCGGCGGAGAGGACCCCGACGGTGAGTACGCCTCGATCGTATCGCAGCTGCGGGAACCATCCTTTGAGCGGGAAGGTGGCTCGCACGTCGAGGGTGCGAAGGTCCCAGGTCACCACACGCTGGTTCCCCGCATCCCACACACTCAGCAGCGAGTCGCCAGCGATGGCCACGGACGCCGGGCGACGCAACTCACCAGGCCCTGCGCCATTGCGACCGATCCGTCGCACCAAGCGCCCATTCGCTTGCAGCTCAATGAGCCGCGGATCGCGCGAGTCGGCGACGAAGTAGTGGCCCCGCGGGCCAACGACCAGGCGTGTCGGCCGGCTGAGCAGGAAGGTGTCCGACTCCGCAACCCGCACGGAGTCGATGAGCCGCAGCAGAGAAGGGCCGGGCTGCCCGGCGAGCGGGCGACCGAGGGCGATGAGGCTGATGACGCAGGCGAGAAGGCGTCGCGACATGAGGCAGGCGAGCAGTTGACCACCACGATACGCCACGCCGCCGGAGATCGCAATCCAACTGCGGATTACGTTTGGGTGAGTGGCTACCCCGTTGTTGCCCTGCTATTGGCGAACGCCGTCGACGACCAGCGCGCGGACGGTGATGCGCTCGATGCTGTCGCGCGCCACGCGAAGCGGATGGCCGCTCCAGACGACAAACGTCGCTGCGTCCCCCGACTTAAGCTGCGGAAGCTGACTCTCCCCGGACGGCGCGAACCAGCGTGTCGCGAGCTCCAGGGCACGGGCGCGCGCTTCCACGTCGGGGAGGCCGTCCCCAACCGCGTAGCGGCGCTCCATGGACGCCAGGAAGCCGGCGAGGGCACTCCCGGGTCGCGTGAAGTAGTCCGAGCCATCGGCGAGCACCGCTCCCATCTCGCGCAACCGTCGCCACGGATAAACCCGCGGCTCGTTCACCGCACCGACACGCGCGGCCCCAAAGGTTGGCACGTCGGTTGGCATGGCGTTGAAGTTCCCCTGGATCGAGAGCACGACTCCCAACCGTACTGCGCGCTCCATGTCGCGTGCGCTGGCGTACGAGAAGTGCTCGATGCGCAGGCGACCGGGGGTGGTGCCCGGTCGTTGGGCCAGGAGCTGCTCGTAGGCGTCGAGCGTGCGCCGAACGGCATCATCGCCGATCGCATGCGTGGCCACGCCGAGCCCGGCGTCGAGGGCACGGGCGGCGGTGCTTCGGATCTCTTCCACCGTCATGCGGGGCACACCATGAGTCGCCGCATCGTCCGCATAGGGATGGGACAGCGCCGCGCCGCGACTGCCTAACGCGCCGTCCACAAATAACTTGATGTGCGTGACGCGTATTCGCGGCGACCAGGTCCAGCGCGCCGGATCCGGTGGCAGGGACAGGACCGAGTCGGCGAACGGACTCGGCGCGGGAAGCATCAGGTGGACCTGGAGCGGCAGGGGGGCGAGGGAGTCCGCCCGTCGCAGCAGGGTCAGGTATCTCTCGAAGGGTGCGTTCATGGCCACCACCCCCGGCAATGGCAGGACGCCGGCATCGTAGACGCGGGTCACGCCGCGCTCCGCCAAGGCCCGGGCCGCCAACTGCCATGCGCGTACCACGTCCGAGTCGGCGAGGACGGGGACGAGTGGCGTCAGGAGTTCGTTGGCACGTTCCAGCAACACGCCATCGGGGGTGCCATCGCGTGCGTGGCCGATCGTCCCGCCCATTGGGGGCGGGGTGGAGCGTTCGACACCGCCAGCCGCGAGGGCACGGCCGTTGGCCCAGCCGGCGTGCCCATCGGATCGGCCAAGGTAGACCGGGTGGTCGGGAGCAGCGGCGTCGAGGATGGTGCGATCCGGGAGAGGGCCCAACCCCCAGGCCGCCTGGTTCCACCCCGCGCCGATGATCCAGCCACCCTTTGGCGTTGCGGCCGCACGAGCCGCGACGGCCGCGCGCACGTCGTCGAGCGACCGGGAACGGGACAGGTCGAGGAACAGTCGTTCACGGTCCCGATCGTTGAGCAGCGTGAGCCCAACGTTGAAGAGATGAACGTGATGGTCGACCAGCGGCGGGGTGATGGCGGCGCCCCGAAACGCGAGGACTTCTGCCCCCGCGGCGCGGGGGTCGTCTACCAGGGTGCTGTCGCCGGTCGCGACGATCCGACCGTCGCGCACGAGGAGCGCCGTGGTCCCGGCGGGGGCGGCCACCACCTCCTCGGCCAGGTAGACCGTCCCGTCGTCGCGCGCGGGCTCAGACGTGCACGCGACGAGGCCGAGCCAGAGGGCCCAACCCGACTTACGACCCGTGAAGGCGCGACGTACGTTCGGCGGCATGACACCAGCTTGGACCGCGGGCTGCCCCCGCGCAATACGTCGGGCGACGTTCGGGGTCGCCATCGCCGCCCTCGCGTCGTCGGCGCAGGCGCCTAACGATCCGCCCCTGCGCGGCTTCTCCCCGGCCGCCGCCGCGGAGCAACATGCCATCGAGCGGCGCCTCGCCGCCCTCATCAGTCGCGACTCGACCGGGGCCGCCTTCCGCGCGTTCACGCGCGTGCCGCATCCAGCCGGCACGGTGGCCAATCGCAGGATAGCCGAGGATATCGCGGCCCGGTTTCGGCGCTACGGATGGGAGGATGTGAAGATCACGTCGTACGACGTGCTGCTTCCATTCCCCGATTCCGTGAGCGTGCAATTGGTCGCGCCCACGCGGTTCACCGCGACGCTGCGCGAGCCTGCGGTGTCCGTCGATCCCGATACGCGTGCGGATGCGGGCCCCACCTACCTGGGGATGTCGGCCTCCGGCGACGTCACGGGGGAGCTGATCTACGCCAACAGCGGCAACCCGGCCGACTACGACTGGTTGGAGTCTCAGGGGATCTCCGTGCGCGGCAAGATCGCGATCGTTCGGTATTCCAATCCCTACAGCTACCGCGGCTTCAAGGCGCAAACCGCCGAGCAACGCGGCGTGAAGGCGATGTTGATCTACTCGGACCCGCAGGAAGACGGGTACCGGCGCGGGCTCACCTTCCCCGATGGGCCCTGGGGGCCGGAGGGGCACCTGCAACGCGGGGCGATCTCCTACGACTTCATTGCGTCCGGGGACCCCCTGACC encodes the following:
- a CDS encoding amidase produces the protein MNTRRQFLIKAPLGLATVAAACRGEPQAGAPAAGTPATPGAPVAFGTGPDSGPPVDAGTFAAADKLLQLNTTDAERGQMAQAWRRTFGATMERRAGPRVVALGNELAPATVWNPAAAVGFVPPTRDRFVRSSGDPGPLPASDAEIAFSPVTSLSRWIERKQLTSERLTGIYLARIAKYDPQLRCVITVTTERAMQQARAADAEIARGRYRGPLHGIPFGVKDLLDTAGIATTWGAEPFRDRVPTADSVVVRRLQDAGAVLVAKLSLGALALNDIWFGGQTMNPWLLEEGASGSSAGPGSATASALVAFSIGSETGGSIVAPSMRCGVTGLRPTFGRVPRTGAMALCWSLDKLGPMTRTVEDAMLVLQAITGPDGDDVASVASHLDYDAAAPVRGLKVGYFPTWMEAATPVDRAALDLLTQQGMQGVELTWPDLPQASLMPVLFAEAAAAFEEMTLSGRDDQLKVQVPDAWPNLFRMTRYLSAVDLVQGDRLRRRFAVEVAKLFEQVDVLLVPSLRDEALTVTNFTGQPSLTVRTGFVEVREARSDWAPDPANPLPTFDPPRRVPHGVTVIGRLFDEGTVARVGLALERAAGVAKERPSGFDAV
- a CDS encoding 6-bladed beta-propeller, whose translation is MSRRLLACVISLIALGRPLAGQPGPSLLRLIDSVRVAESDTFLLSRPTRLVVGPRGHYFVADSRDPRLIELQANGRLVRRIGRNGAGPGELRRPASVAIAGDSLLSVWDAGNQRVVTWDLRTLDVRATFPLKGWFPQLRYDRGVLTVGVLSADASEPPLQLLAPDGTRRSSAGAIPPAFRAAPPLVGGFGIVMSADDGDDTYAVFEVENALYHWKRGLRSADVTTIPLRERRGVRPELFQEMLRNPEKAGPIAYDRSIGVALQRLAPGILGFVTVDGQLEKGTNFVGTLRLTVLDLARRRACVDMRIPALPDPLPAVAFSGDTLVVLQGGETASGDAATFITRYHVGTARCPWVTLPSATPAR
- a CDS encoding amidohydrolase — translated: MPPNVRRAFTGRKSGWALWLGLVACTSEPARDDGTVYLAEEVVAAPAGTTALLVRDGRIVATGDSTLVDDPRAAGAEVLAFRGAAITPPLVDHHVHLFNVGLTLLNDRDRERLFLDLSRSRSLDDVRAAVAARAAATPKGGWIIGAGWNQAAWGLGPLPDRTILDAAAPDHPVYLGRSDGHAGWANGRALAAGGVERSTPPPMGGTIGHARDGTPDGVLLERANELLTPLVPVLADSDVVRAWQLAARALAERGVTRVYDAGVLPLPGVVAMNAPFERYLTLLRRADSLAPLPLQVHLMLPAPSPFADSVLSLPPDPARWTWSPRIRVTHIKLFVDGALGSRGAALSHPYADDAATHGVPRMTVEEIRSTAARALDAGLGVATHAIGDDAVRRTLDAYEQLLAQRPGTTPGRLRIEHFSYASARDMERAVRLGVVLSIQGNFNAMPTDVPTFGAARVGAVNEPRVYPWRRLREMGAVLADGSDYFTRPGSALAGFLASMERRYAVGDGLPDVEARARALELATRWFAPSGESQLPQLKSGDAATFVVWSGHPLRVARDSIERITVRALVVDGVRQ